Proteins encoded within one genomic window of Cucumis sativus cultivar 9930 chromosome 3, Cucumber_9930_V3, whole genome shotgun sequence:
- the LOC101203987 gene encoding RING finger protein 10 isoform X1 yields the protein MSILPSQIQGSTSTSSSSASSLNPNSHHGPDSLFSFSSPTHSFPSLRISDPQSPLPDSSDVSGSSLQPANGAESSKKVSDSNTLSDLKMPARQNTGTQLQCQSSGHEDGSVLPGSKMSSTLNSSHDQQSARSANSHGNNKRSSGKKAQITNGNHLLNFQYDPISRPHPRARAPPPRRPQKIKPYNKDLFLQANYKFVVLDSGYYTDEYMDPDKMLHWEDIVCVRYSTPSLVQCPICLEHPLCPQITSCGHIYCFPCILRYLLMGQEDHNGDCWKKCPLCFVMLSPKDLYTVHIELLKQYSVGDTIDFMLLTRQKNSFAISCKDKQEDDIRSSDNDQIYDSFSKFIFTSDVDLSVRKAVSYLDAWLAKAEAGQVDDLEKLPYVCAALEQLEQRKKYWNEHQACFKHNDYQIGSNVLLPTDSTSSAGSRACSSRREASSIDINEGCKFQGNIVQDKLNYSNPVNQNGAMDESLELQQNSNEIRDAKDKDSYNFYQATDGQHIILHPLNMKCLLQHFGSYDRLPLRISGKILEYETVTQTEATRRRYRYLSHFSLTTSFQLCEIDLTNLLPSVSMIPFMDEIKKREKQRKQLAKKMRREKIKEEASSTCSLSMMASSGSSYHHNTPILSLDDFEALGSSPVTSSSPPVGGRQLFSSVTRLGFAAAHDSPSLRIEETDSLHIHEVKSDLSVASSAGTQNATPSFANVISRAKSGGSIESPKANEVVGKKGKKPSRVLLSTAGGRRY from the exons ATGTCCATCCTGCCTTCTCAAATCCAGGGTTCcacttcaacttcttcttcctctgctTCCTCTCTAAACCCTAATTCCCACCATGGACCTGattctctcttctccttctcctctCCCACCCATTCCTTTCCATCCTTGCGGATCTCCGACCCCCAATCTCCTCTCCCCGACTCCTCCGACGTTTCTG GCTCGTCATTGCAACCTGCAAATGGTGCTGAATCTTCCAAGAAG GTGAGTGATTCAAACACTCTAAGTGATTTGAAGATGCCAGCTCGGCAAAACACTGGTACCCAGTTGCAGTGTCAATCCAGTGGACATGAGGATGGATCAGTTCTACCAGGGAGTAAAATGTCATCTACTCTAAATTCTTCTCATGATCAGCAAAGTGCTAGGTCTGCAAACTCTCATGGCAATAACAAACGATCATCTGGAAAAAAAGCCCAAATCACAAATGGCAACCATttgcttaattttcaatacGATCCCATTTCTCGTCCTCATCCTCGAGCCAGAGCTCCTCCTCCAAGAAGACCACAGAAGATAAAGCCGTATAACAAGGATCTCTTTCTGCAGGctaattacaaatttgtgGTATTAGATTCAGGTTATTATACAGATGAATATATGGATCCTGATAAAATGCTGCATTGGGAGGATATCGTATGTGTAAGGTATTCTACACCATCACTGGTCCAGTGTCCTATTTGTCTGGAGCATCCACTCTGTCCTCAAATTACCTCATGTGGACATATTTATTGTTTCCCGTGCATTTTGAGGTATCTGTTAATGGGCCAGGAGGATCATAATGGTGACTGCTGGAAAAAATGCCCTTTGTGTTTTGTGATGTTGTCTCCCAAAGATTTATACACCGTTCATATTGAGCTGTTGAAGCAATATTCTGTTGGTGATACTATAGATTTTATGCTTTTAACTCGCCAGAAAAATTCATTTGCCATATCATGCAAGGATAAGCAAGAGGATGATATCAGGTCAAGTGACAACGATCAAATCTATGattctttctcaaaatttatatttacatCTGATGTGGATCTCTCAGTTCGGAAAGCAGTGTCTTATCTAGATGCCTGGCTAGCAAAAGCAGAAGCAGGGCAGGTAGATGACCTTGAAAAGCTTCCATACGTTTGTGCTGCATTGGAACAACTGGAGCAGAGAAAGAAGTATTGGAATGAACATCAGGCTTGTTTTAAGCATAATGACTATCAGATAGGGTCTAATGTGCTCCTGCCAACTGACAGTACTAGCAGTGCTGGCTCTAGAGCATGCAGTTCCAGACGTGAGGCTTCTTCCATTGATATTAATGAAGGCTGCAAGTTTCAGGGTAATATAGTGCAAGATAAGTTGAACTATTCTAATCCTGTGAATCAGAATGGGGCTATGGATGAATCTTTAGAACTTCAACAAAACTCAAACGAAATTAGAGATGCAAAGGACAAAGACTCGTACAATTTTTACCAG gCTACGGATGGCCAGCATATCATTCTCCATCCATTAAACATGAAGTGTCTTTTACAACATTTTGGGAGTTACGATAGGCTGCCACTCAG AATAAGTGGAAAGATTTTAGAATACGAAACGGTGACTCAGACGGAAGCTACAAGGAGGCGTTATCGTTATTTAAGTCATTTTTCCTTAACAACATCATTTCAG CTCTGTGAAATTGATTTGACCAACCTATTGCCTTCGGTCTCCATGATTCCCTTCATGGATGAGATAAAGAAGCGTGAGAAGCAGAGGAAACAACTTGCAAAAAAG ATGCGAAGGGAGAAGATCAAAGAAGAGGCTTCTTCAACGTGTTCTTTGTCAATGATGGCCAGTTCAGGAAGTTCATATCATCACAATACTCCAATCCTTTCTTTGGATGACTTTGAAG CTTTAGGAAGTTCTCCTGTGACATCATCGAGCCCTCCTGTCGGAGGAAGGCAACTATTCTCAAGTGTTACGAGACTGGGCTTCGCTGCCGCACATGATTCTCCATCCTTAAGAATTGAGGAAACTGATTCTCTGCACATTCATGAAGTGAAAAGTGATTTATCAGTTGCCAGCTCGG CAGGCACGCAGAATGCAACTCCATCGTTTGCTAATGTAATATCGAGGGCGAAGTCTGGAGGAAGTATAGAATCTCCAAAGGCGAATGAAGTGGTGGGAAAGAAGGGGAAGAAACCGAGTCGAGTTCTGTTATCCACTGCAGGTGGACGGCGCTATTGA
- the LOC101204233 gene encoding uncharacterized protein LOC101204233 codes for MDDSFKVRVDRIFGSLSSSSTTSSSSSSPFNSSLSSLWSLTDDEIERREWIKGKEEEQPPESDLAPTSFFDGLRKVNERNSFGFRDDFEDDLDDVDENPESNGSSSKFPKPDDYGDEEWEIKSSIGRDCTLDYEEEEDEYDKVAVGREKNGDRLYMKEISDCGIEIGSSTELPTSIRNFTRDPRANHLAAKVRLKEDAEASKTIHLLHVSENSAVAITDSESNTSQNPKSILKRKDNHLDAKLHKRVRFDPECKITQISQGSKDFVTETNSLPGAAEVGNEVTFPSRATQVPDYLQNPSRYTHYTFDSSNDVDEESNKKAYMNFLQLVRESKRIESHENDAPTGPPKSITFIPKKKADDTIMLENSPRQNGVGKEVVHQRGMSIGIATVDDQTDDVCSMEEDEPDKLETKTNSSQKPGRRYRIRANNMESEEEA; via the exons ATGGACGACAGTTTTAAAGTTCGTGTCGACAGAATCTTTGgttctctctcttcctcatctactacttcttcttcttcatcctcaCCTTTCAATTCATCTCTATCTTCTCTATGGTCCCTTACCGACGATGAAATCGAAAGGAGAGAGTGGATCAAAGGGAAAGAGGAAGAACAACCACCCGAATCGGACCTCGCACCGACCTCGTTCTTCGACGGCCTAAGGAAGGTAAACGAGAGGAATTCGTTTGGATTTCGAGACGATTTCGAGGATGACCTCGATGATGTGGACGAAAATCCTGAGTCCAATGGGTCGTCCAGTAAGTTCCCTAAACCTGATGATTATGGAGATGAAGAATGGGAAATCAAGTCCTCCATTGGCCGAGATTGCACGCTTGATTATGAG gaagaggaagatgagTATGATAAAGTTGCTGTTGGCAGGGAGAAAAATGGAGATCGGTTGTATATGAAAGAAATATCTGACTGTGGTATTGAAATAGGTTCATCCACCGAGCTTCCTACTTCTATAAGGAACTTCACCAGAGATCCACGTGCGAATCACTTGGCTGCAAAAGTTAGACTCAAGGAAGATGCCGAAGCTTCTAAAACGATCCATTTGTTGCACGTTTCTGAGAACAGTGCCGTAGCCATCACTGATTCTGAAAGCAATACTTCTCAAAACccaaaatctattttaaaaaggaaagacaatCATCTAGATGCGAAGTTGCACAAGCGTGTCCGATTTGACCCTGAATGTAAAATTACTCAAATTTCTCAAGGATCTAAAGATTTTGTTACGGAAACAAACTCTTTGCCTGGAGCTGCTGAGGTTGGCAACGAAGTGACCTTCCCATCTAGGGCCACTCAAGTCCCGGACTACTTACAAAATCCTTCAAGATACACGCATTATACTTTTGACTCATCCAATGATGTAGACGAAGAGTCTAACAAGAAAGCTTATATGAATTTCCTTCAGCTGGTGAGAGAGTCAAAGAGAATAGAGTCGCATGAGAATGATGCTCCAACTGGTCCTCCAAAATCCATCACCTTCAtaccaaaaaagaaagcagATGATACAATAATGCTTGAAAATTCTCCTCGGCAGAATGGAGTTGGGAAGGAGGTTGTGCACCAGAGAGGCATGTCTATCGGCATTGCCACCGTGGATGATCAGACTGATGATGTTTGTTCAATGGAAGAAGATGAGCCTGAtaaattagaaactaaaacaaacaGCTCACAGAAGCCAGGCCGCCGGTACAGAATTAGAGCTAATAATATGGAGTCGGAGGAGGAGGCCTGA
- the LOC101203987 gene encoding RING finger protein 10 isoform X2 has protein sequence MSILPSQIQGSTSTSSSSASSLNPNSHHGPDSLFSFSSPTHSFPSLRISDPQSPLPDSSDVSGSSLQPANGAESSKKVSDSNTLSDLKMPARQNTGTQLQCQSSGHEDGSVLPGSKMSSTLNSSHDQQSARSANSHGNNKRSSGKKAQITNGNHLLNFQYDPISRPHPRARAPPPRRPQKIKPYNKDLFLQANYKFVVLDSGYYTDEYMDPDKMLHWEDIVCVRYSTPSLVQCPICLEHPLCPQITSCGHIYCFPCILRYLLMGQEDHNGDCWKKCPLCFVMLSPKDLYTVHIELLKQYSVGDTIDFMLLTRQKNSFAISCKDKQEDDIRSSDNDQIYDSFSKFIFTSDVDLSVRKAVSYLDAWLAKAEAGQVDDLEKLPYVCAALEQLEQRKKYWNEHQACFKHNDYQIGSNVLLPTDSTSSAGSRACSSRREASSIDINEGCKFQGNIVQDKLNYSNPVNQNGAMDESLELQQNSNEIRDAKDKDSYNFYQATDGQHIILHPLNMKCLLQHFGSYDRLPLRISGKILEYETVTQTEATRRRYRYLSHFSLTTSFQLCEIDLTNLLPSVSMIPFMDEIKKREKQRKQLAKKMRREKIKEEASSTCSLSMMASSGSSYHHNTPILSLDDFEALGSSPVTSSSPPVGGRQLFSSVTRLGFAAAHDSPSLRIEETDSLHIHEVKSDLSVASSGTQNATPSFANVISRAKSGGSIESPKANEVVGKKGKKPSRVLLSTAGGRRY, from the exons ATGTCCATCCTGCCTTCTCAAATCCAGGGTTCcacttcaacttcttcttcctctgctTCCTCTCTAAACCCTAATTCCCACCATGGACCTGattctctcttctccttctcctctCCCACCCATTCCTTTCCATCCTTGCGGATCTCCGACCCCCAATCTCCTCTCCCCGACTCCTCCGACGTTTCTG GCTCGTCATTGCAACCTGCAAATGGTGCTGAATCTTCCAAGAAG GTGAGTGATTCAAACACTCTAAGTGATTTGAAGATGCCAGCTCGGCAAAACACTGGTACCCAGTTGCAGTGTCAATCCAGTGGACATGAGGATGGATCAGTTCTACCAGGGAGTAAAATGTCATCTACTCTAAATTCTTCTCATGATCAGCAAAGTGCTAGGTCTGCAAACTCTCATGGCAATAACAAACGATCATCTGGAAAAAAAGCCCAAATCACAAATGGCAACCATttgcttaattttcaatacGATCCCATTTCTCGTCCTCATCCTCGAGCCAGAGCTCCTCCTCCAAGAAGACCACAGAAGATAAAGCCGTATAACAAGGATCTCTTTCTGCAGGctaattacaaatttgtgGTATTAGATTCAGGTTATTATACAGATGAATATATGGATCCTGATAAAATGCTGCATTGGGAGGATATCGTATGTGTAAGGTATTCTACACCATCACTGGTCCAGTGTCCTATTTGTCTGGAGCATCCACTCTGTCCTCAAATTACCTCATGTGGACATATTTATTGTTTCCCGTGCATTTTGAGGTATCTGTTAATGGGCCAGGAGGATCATAATGGTGACTGCTGGAAAAAATGCCCTTTGTGTTTTGTGATGTTGTCTCCCAAAGATTTATACACCGTTCATATTGAGCTGTTGAAGCAATATTCTGTTGGTGATACTATAGATTTTATGCTTTTAACTCGCCAGAAAAATTCATTTGCCATATCATGCAAGGATAAGCAAGAGGATGATATCAGGTCAAGTGACAACGATCAAATCTATGattctttctcaaaatttatatttacatCTGATGTGGATCTCTCAGTTCGGAAAGCAGTGTCTTATCTAGATGCCTGGCTAGCAAAAGCAGAAGCAGGGCAGGTAGATGACCTTGAAAAGCTTCCATACGTTTGTGCTGCATTGGAACAACTGGAGCAGAGAAAGAAGTATTGGAATGAACATCAGGCTTGTTTTAAGCATAATGACTATCAGATAGGGTCTAATGTGCTCCTGCCAACTGACAGTACTAGCAGTGCTGGCTCTAGAGCATGCAGTTCCAGACGTGAGGCTTCTTCCATTGATATTAATGAAGGCTGCAAGTTTCAGGGTAATATAGTGCAAGATAAGTTGAACTATTCTAATCCTGTGAATCAGAATGGGGCTATGGATGAATCTTTAGAACTTCAACAAAACTCAAACGAAATTAGAGATGCAAAGGACAAAGACTCGTACAATTTTTACCAG gCTACGGATGGCCAGCATATCATTCTCCATCCATTAAACATGAAGTGTCTTTTACAACATTTTGGGAGTTACGATAGGCTGCCACTCAG AATAAGTGGAAAGATTTTAGAATACGAAACGGTGACTCAGACGGAAGCTACAAGGAGGCGTTATCGTTATTTAAGTCATTTTTCCTTAACAACATCATTTCAG CTCTGTGAAATTGATTTGACCAACCTATTGCCTTCGGTCTCCATGATTCCCTTCATGGATGAGATAAAGAAGCGTGAGAAGCAGAGGAAACAACTTGCAAAAAAG ATGCGAAGGGAGAAGATCAAAGAAGAGGCTTCTTCAACGTGTTCTTTGTCAATGATGGCCAGTTCAGGAAGTTCATATCATCACAATACTCCAATCCTTTCTTTGGATGACTTTGAAG CTTTAGGAAGTTCTCCTGTGACATCATCGAGCCCTCCTGTCGGAGGAAGGCAACTATTCTCAAGTGTTACGAGACTGGGCTTCGCTGCCGCACATGATTCTCCATCCTTAAGAATTGAGGAAACTGATTCTCTGCACATTCATGAAGTGAAAAGTGATTTATCAGTTGCCAGCTCGG GCACGCAGAATGCAACTCCATCGTTTGCTAATGTAATATCGAGGGCGAAGTCTGGAGGAAGTATAGAATCTCCAAAGGCGAATGAAGTGGTGGGAAAGAAGGGGAAGAAACCGAGTCGAGTTCTGTTATCCACTGCAGGTGGACGGCGCTATTGA